In Takifugu flavidus isolate HTHZ2018 chromosome 5, ASM371156v2, whole genome shotgun sequence, the following proteins share a genomic window:
- the pold2 gene encoding DNA polymerase delta subunit 2 isoform X1, translating into MFSDLSGQKQGRCLLSPPLFEDEAPVFERTSSRYCPRSERYTVGERSFSRQYAHIYAARLMQMKPLLSEAAQQKWGAEVPIKKLCDLQAGEQCCIVGTLFKGMELQPSILKEISDELNLLPQPARVKYISETDKLILEDELQRIKLEGKIDRDKCVTGSVIAVYGAEKNDGIFTVEDFCTADFPAQTPRPALSCDTFVLLASGLGLGSSRADSMLGLQLLVDMVTGQLGEQQEQNGAATISRIILAGNLLSQNTQEKDAALKPKYLTKKTQAGSVEAVRLLDELLLQLVASVPVDVMPGQYDPTNYTLPQQPLHPCMFPLSSAYPTLHLVSNPYQADIDGVRVLGTSGQNVRDIQRYSSMDNHLDILEETLQLQHMAPTAPDTLGCYPFYQKDPFILEDCPHVYFSGNAPTFQSKIITGAGGQEVLLVTVPEFSGTQTACLVNLRTLSCEPVTFSAFCVGEDEEGPMNVSH; encoded by the exons ATGTTCTCCGACTTGAGTGGCCAGAAGCAGGGCCGGTGTCTGCTGAGTCCGCCGCTCTTCGAGGACGAGGCGCCGGTGTTTGAGCGGACCTCTTCTCGCTACTGCCCCCGCTCAGAACGCTACACTGTCGGCGAGCGGAGCTTCAGTCGCCAGTATGCGCATATTTACGCAGCCCGGCTGATGCAGATGAAGCCTTTGCTGTCAGAGGCGGCGCAGCAGAAGTGGG GGGCAGAGGTGCCGATAAAGAAGCTGTGTGACCTCCAGGCAGGGGAGCAGTGTTGCATCGTAGGAACACTGTTTAAGGGAATGGAGCTGCAGCCGTCGATTCTGAAGGAGATAAGTGATGAG CTCAACCTCCTGCCCCAGCCAGCACGAGTCAAGTACATTAGTGAGACGGACAAGCTGATCCTGGAGGACGAACTGCAAAGAATCAAACTTGAGGGCAAAATTGACAGAGACAAGTGTGTCACAG GAAGTGTTATTGCGGTATATGGAGCTGAGAAGAACGATGGTATATTCACAGTGGAGGACTTTTGCACGGCGGACTTCCCCGCGCAGACGCCGCGACCGGCGCTGAGCTGTGACAC GTTTGTGCTCCTGGCTTCAGGACTTGGTCTCGGTAGTAGTCGCGCCGACAGCATGCtggggctgcagctgctggtggacatGGTCACCGGCCAGCTGggcgagcagcaggagcagaacggGGCAGCAACCATTTCTCGGATCATCCTGGCTGGAAACCTCTTGAGCCAAAACACCCAGGAAAAGGACGCGGCCCTAAAG cccaaATACCTCACCAAGAAGACCCAGGCGGGCAGCGTGGAGGCCGTACGCCTGTTAGATGAATTGCTGCTTCAGCTCGTG GCCTCTGTTCCTGTGGATGTAATGCCAGGCCAGTATGACCCCACCAACTACACCCTTCCTCAACAGCCTCTCCACCCCTGCATGTTCCCCTTATCCTCAGCCTATCCCACTCTGCATCTGGTCTCCAACCCCTACCAAGCTGACATTGATGGTGTCAG GGTTCTTGGAACATCTGGGCAGAATGTGAGGGACATCCAGAGGTACAGCAGTATGGACAATCATCTGGACATCCTGGAGGAGACGCTCCAGCTCCAACACATGGCCCCGACGGCACCCGACACCCTGG GTTGTTACCCGTTTTACCAGAAAGACCCTTTCATCCTGGAGGACTGTCCTCATGTTTACTTCAGTGGGAATGCTCCAACCTTTCAGTCCAAGATCATCACAG GTGCTGGTGGCCAGGAGGTTCTTTTGGTCACTGTGCCAGAGTTCAGTGGGACTCAGACGGCTTGTCTGGTCAACCTGCGCACGCTCAGCTGTGAGCCTGTCACCTTCTCAGCCTTCTGCGTCGGCGAGGACGAGGAAGGTCCGATGAACGTCAGCCACTGA
- the pold2 gene encoding DNA polymerase delta subunit 2 isoform X2 produces the protein MFSDLSGQKQGRCLLSPPLFEDEAPVFERTSSRYCPRSERYTVGERSFSRQYAHIYAARLMQMKPLLSEAAQQKWGAEVPIKKLCDLQAGEQCCIVGTLFKGMELQPSILKEISDELNLLPQPARVKYISETDKLILEDELQRIKLEGKIDRDKCVTGSVIAVYGAEKNDGIFTVEDFCTADFPAQTPRPALSCDTFVLLASGLGLGSSRADSMLGLQLLVDMVTGQLGEQQEQNGAATISRIILAGNLLSQNTQEKDAALKPKYLTKKTQAGSVEAVRLLDELLLQLVASVPVDVMPGQYDPTNYTLPQQPLHPCMFPLSSAYPTLHLVSNPYQADIDGVRVLGTSGQNVRDIQRYSSMDNHLDILEETLQLQHMAPTAPDTLGAGGQEVLLVTVPEFSGTQTACLVNLRTLSCEPVTFSAFCVGEDEEGPMNVSH, from the exons ATGTTCTCCGACTTGAGTGGCCAGAAGCAGGGCCGGTGTCTGCTGAGTCCGCCGCTCTTCGAGGACGAGGCGCCGGTGTTTGAGCGGACCTCTTCTCGCTACTGCCCCCGCTCAGAACGCTACACTGTCGGCGAGCGGAGCTTCAGTCGCCAGTATGCGCATATTTACGCAGCCCGGCTGATGCAGATGAAGCCTTTGCTGTCAGAGGCGGCGCAGCAGAAGTGGG GGGCAGAGGTGCCGATAAAGAAGCTGTGTGACCTCCAGGCAGGGGAGCAGTGTTGCATCGTAGGAACACTGTTTAAGGGAATGGAGCTGCAGCCGTCGATTCTGAAGGAGATAAGTGATGAG CTCAACCTCCTGCCCCAGCCAGCACGAGTCAAGTACATTAGTGAGACGGACAAGCTGATCCTGGAGGACGAACTGCAAAGAATCAAACTTGAGGGCAAAATTGACAGAGACAAGTGTGTCACAG GAAGTGTTATTGCGGTATATGGAGCTGAGAAGAACGATGGTATATTCACAGTGGAGGACTTTTGCACGGCGGACTTCCCCGCGCAGACGCCGCGACCGGCGCTGAGCTGTGACAC GTTTGTGCTCCTGGCTTCAGGACTTGGTCTCGGTAGTAGTCGCGCCGACAGCATGCtggggctgcagctgctggtggacatGGTCACCGGCCAGCTGggcgagcagcaggagcagaacggGGCAGCAACCATTTCTCGGATCATCCTGGCTGGAAACCTCTTGAGCCAAAACACCCAGGAAAAGGACGCGGCCCTAAAG cccaaATACCTCACCAAGAAGACCCAGGCGGGCAGCGTGGAGGCCGTACGCCTGTTAGATGAATTGCTGCTTCAGCTCGTG GCCTCTGTTCCTGTGGATGTAATGCCAGGCCAGTATGACCCCACCAACTACACCCTTCCTCAACAGCCTCTCCACCCCTGCATGTTCCCCTTATCCTCAGCCTATCCCACTCTGCATCTGGTCTCCAACCCCTACCAAGCTGACATTGATGGTGTCAG GGTTCTTGGAACATCTGGGCAGAATGTGAGGGACATCCAGAGGTACAGCAGTATGGACAATCATCTGGACATCCTGGAGGAGACGCTCCAGCTCCAACACATGGCCCCGACGGCACCCGACACCCTGG GTGCTGGTGGCCAGGAGGTTCTTTTGGTCACTGTGCCAGAGTTCAGTGGGACTCAGACGGCTTGTCTGGTCAACCTGCGCACGCTCAGCTGTGAGCCTGTCACCTTCTCAGCCTTCTGCGTCGGCGAGGACGAGGAAGGTCCGATGAACGTCAGCCACTGA
- the LOC130525509 gene encoding inactive carboxypeptidase-like protein X2, translating to MKEGLIYLVLLLALCCLLIPREGESAGGILALSNAGNETPDQPLDGPENEQGVVVDPRGNGRRYPKVPLQTGVVGRVKRAANEDKKKKKDKKKQKEPKAPKPTKKPKTDKKGKKKDKLTTTTLLPTTTTTTTTTLPPTTTPLPTEPPTEPYTEYPYFDPDYDWKPDDDYWEVETIPARPQPESVTTDLPYDYWKPDEDVEAPVTDGYYDYWKPDEEDPAVPVTGDSWKPDETKPSIPVPDAYLNPEEKDLSTPMPDGYDDYWKPDEDVEAPVTDGYDDYWKPDEKERSTPVPDGYDDYWRPEEKEPSTPDIDNYDSYWKEVEPTQPAPEVDRNTGTDDSDYWDATYGGPDNLPFPVANETDPEIKVETVTEEPTVAPPYEETWYDDYDEYGMRRKEDGTDEKWIEKERERAQKEREREERERAKKLKEAEDRAKNRPPVFREPKKCPPLGMESHKIESDQLLASSVSQYRFSPQRARLNMQGSDDEEDMRGGAWCANSEDRIHWFEIDARQDTEFTGVITQGRDSLNESDFVTSYFLAFSNDSREWTTIHDGYADWLFFGNSDKDTPVMNQLAVPVVARYVRIIPQSWNGSLCMRLEVLGCPLPDPANVQYRQNEVTPVDYLEFKHHSYSEMIALMKSVNDECPNITSIYSLGRSFKGQEIVAMIISGNPTEHEIGEPEFRFTAGLHGNEAAGREMILLLMQYLCKEYKDRNPRVQQLVEGIRIHLVPSLNPDGHEKAFQAGSELSGWTTGHFTEDGFDIFQNFPDLTTVLWEAEDKGMVPKITPNHHIPIPQNYEDAYSISTETRAIISWMKSYPFVLGANFQGGERIVAYPYDSLRLNQPQSQKSHSRKKRQYEEDFFEVSEWGRDHREEPEEDWRGQGHSQTEEQWRGRGNEHGYEHNYDHGYDRGHGYDHGYDRGYDRGHGYDHGYDRGYDRGYDQDYDRGYAQEHDPGYNQGYGHREEEEDDRGRSGGYHTEAMDEPRVAPDESLFRWLAVSYASTHLTMTHNFQSSCQGDAPTGGHGIINRAKWKPVTGSMNDFSYLHTNCLELSVFLGCDKFPHQSDLAYEWEKNREAMLTFMEQVHRGIRGVVKDQQGNPIANATVSVEGINHDVTTAPTGDFWRLLNPGEYRVTARAEGFSSVTKVCVVGYQSGATACSFNLAKSNWDRIKQIMALHGNKPIRLSYTTRAQQPQTGNSDRRVVDSNGAYSPTSHISAERKRRLRIARLRRLRKEKLLRLQSMTTTIPTTTTLLPTTTIPSTPETTTFWYDSWATMEGQSSTPGGFTDSIVDYNYEYKIDSY from the exons ATGAAGGAAGGGTTAATAtatctggttctgctgctggctcTGTGCTGTCTCCTGATCCCCAGAGAAGGTGAGAGTGCCGGGGGTATATTGGCTCTATCCAATGCAGGGAATGAAACTCCAGATCAGCCTCTGGATGGTCCAGAAAATGAGCAAGGAGTCGTGGTGGACCCAAGAGGAAACGGAAGGAGATATCCAAAAGTGCCCCTCCAGACAG GTGTTGTTGGCAGAGTAAAGAGAGCAGCAAAtgaagataaaaagaaaaagaaggacaagaagaagcaaaaagaaCCTAAAGCTCCAAAACCCACCAAAAAACCCAAGACTGACAAGAAGGGAAAGAAGAAAGATAAGCTGACAACCACAACTTTattaccaacaacaacaacaacaacaacaacaaccctgcCTCCGACCACAACAC CATTGCCAACAGAACCCCCCACTGAACCGTACACCGAATACCCCTACTTTGATCCTG ATTACGACTGGAAACCAGATGATGACTATTGGGAGGTTGAGACCATACCAGCCAGGCCTCAGCCAGAATCTGTGACCACAGACCTTCCTTATGATTACTGGAAACCAGACGAAGACGTAGAAGCCCCAGTAACAGATGGCTACTATGACTATTGGAAACCAGATGAGGAAGACCCAGCAGTTCCTGTGACGGGTGACAGCTGGAAACCAGATGAGACAAAGCCATCGATTCCAGTACCTGATGCCTACTTGAATCCTGAAGAGAAAGATCTTTCAACTCCAATGCCTGATGGGTACGATGATTACTGGAAACCAGACGAAGACGTAGAAGCCCCAGTAACAGATGGCTACGATGACTACTGGAAACCAGATGAAAAAGAGAGATCAACTCCAGTGCCTGATGGGTACGATGACTACTGGAGGCCAGAGGAGAAAGAACCATCGACTCCTGACATTGACAACTATGACAGCTACTGGAAAGAGGTAGAACCGACCCAACCTGCCCCCGAGGTTGATAGGAACACTGGAACAGATGACAGCGATTACTGGGATGCCACAT ATGGAGGGCCTGATAATCTCCCCTTCCCTGTTGCTAATGAAACCGACCCTGAAATCAAAGTAGAAACTGTAACAG AAGAGCCCACGGTCGCTCCTCCCTACGAGGAGACGTGGTACGATGATTACGACGAATATGGAATGA GGCGGAAAGAAGATGGGACGGATGAGAAATGGatagagaaggagagagagagagcacaaaaagaaagggagcgggaggagagag AAAGAGCAAAGAAACTGAAAGAGGCCGAGGACAGAGCCAAGAACAGACCACCTGTCTTCAGGGAGCCAAAGA AGTGTCCTCCACTGGGGATGGAGTCGCACAAGATCGAGTCCGACCAGCTTTTAGCCTCGTCTGTGTCGCAGTACAGATTTTCTCCTCAGAGAGCACGACTCAACATGCAG GGTTCCGACGATGAAGAGGACATGCGAGGAGGGGCGTGGTGCGCCAACTCAGAGGACAGGATCCACTGGTTCGAGATAGACGCTCGCCAGGACACAGAGTTCACAGGGGTCATAACGCAGGGAAGAGACTCGCTGAACGA gagcGACTTCGTCACATCCTACTTCCTGGCGTTCAGCAATGACAGCAGAGAATGGACCACCATCCATGACGGATATGCTGACTGG TTATTCTTTGGAAACAGTGACAAGGACACGCCCGTGATGAACCAGCTGGCTGTGCCTGTCGTGGCCCGTTATGTCCGAATCATCCCTCAGAGCTGGAATGGCTCTTTGTGCATGAGACTGGAGGTGTTGGGGTGCCCCCTACCAG ATCCAGCCAATGTTCAGTACAGGCAAAATGAAGTAACTCCAGTAGATTACTTGGAATTCAAACATCACAGCTACTCAGAGATGATCGCA CTCATGAAATCGGTGAATGACGAGTGTCCCAACATCACCAGCATCTACAGCCTGGGACGCAGCTTCAAGGGACAAGAGATTGTCGCCATGATCATCTCCGGCAACCCCACAGAGCATGAAATAG GCGAGCCAGAGTTCCGCTTCACGGCAGGTCTCCACGGAAATGAGGCGGCAGGTCGGGAGATGATCCTGCTTCTCATGCAGTACCTCTGCAAAGAATACAAGGACAGAAACCCCCGagtccagcagctggtggaagGAATTCGCATCCACCTGGTCCCTTCGCTCAATCCCGACGGACACGAGAAAGCTTTCCAGGCG GGATCAGAGCTGAGCGGATGGACCACAGGCCATTTCACTGAAGATGGCTTTGACATCTTCCAGAACTTCCCAGACCTGACTACCGTTCTGTGGGAGGCCGAAGACAAGGGCATGGTTCCTAAAATCACTCCCAATCACCACATTCCCATACCGCAAAACTACGAGGACGCATATTCA atcTCTACGGAGACCAGAGCCATAATCTCCTGGATGAAAAGCTATCCATTTGTGTTGGGTGCAAACTTCCAGGGTGGGGAAAGAATTGTGGCTTATCCTTATGACAGCTTACGTCTCAACCAGCCACAGAGCCAGAAAAGCCACAGTCGCAAGAAAAGACA GTACGAAGAGGACTTCTTTGAAGTGTCAGAGTGGGGAAGGGATCAccgggaggagccagaggaggactGGAGAGGACAAGGACACTCGCAGACCGAGGAGCAGTGGAGGGGCAGAGGCAACGAGCACGGCTACGAACACAACTACGACCACGGCTATGACCGTGGCCACGGCTACGACCACGGCTATGACCGGGGCTACGACCGCGGCCACGGCTACGACCACGGCTATGACCGGGGCTACGACCGCGGCTACGATCAGGACTATGACCGCGGCTACGCCCAAGAGCATGACCCCGGTTACAACCAGGGTTACGgccacagagaggaggaagaggacgacaGAGGAAGAAGTGGCGGGTACCACACCGAAGCCATGGACGAGCCCCGCGTGGCTCCGGATGAGTCCCTCTTCAGGTGGCTGGCTGTCTCTTACGCCTCCACACACCTGACCATGACACACAACTTCCAGAGCTCGTGCCAGGGAGACGCTCCCACCGGAGGCCACGGCATCATCAATCGGGCCAAATGGAAACCAGTCACAGGAA GTATGAATGATTTCAGCTACCTGCACACAAACTGTCTGGAGCTGTCCGTATTCTTGGGCTGTGATAAGTTCCCTCATCAGAGTGACCTCGCCTACGAGTGGGAGAAGAACAGAGAAGCTATGCTCACCTTCATGGAGCAG GTCCATCGTGGCATCCGGGGTGTCGTGAAGGACCAGCAGGGGAATCCCATTGCAAATGCGACAGTGTCTGTTGAAGGGATAAATCATGACGTCACTACAG CACCGACAGGGGACTTCTGGCGACTCCTTAACCCCGGAGAGTACCGGGTCACAGCCCGAGCCGAGGGCTTCTCGTCTGTGACAAAAGTCTGCGTGGTGGGTTACCAGTCTGGGGCCACAGCCTGCAGCTTCAACCTGGCCAAGTCCAACTGGGATCGTATTAAACAG ATCATGGCCCTCCATGGCAACAAACCCATACGACTCAGCTACACCACCAGAGCTCAGCAACCTCAGACCGGCAACAGCGACAGGCGCGTCGTCGATAGCAACGGCGCCTATTCACCCACCTCCCACATCAGCgctgaaaggaaaaggagacTCAGAATAGCTCGCCTCCGCCGCCTGCGGAAAGAGAAACTCCTCAGGTTGCAGTCGATGACCACGACGATCCCAACGACCACCACGTTACTCCCGACAACCACAATCCCCTCAACACCAGAGACCACCACGTTCTGGTACGACTCGTGGGCGACCATGGAAGGGCAGTCGTCGACGCCCGGCGGTTTCACAGACTCCATCGTGGATTACAACTACGAGTACAAGATCGATAGCTACTAA